The proteins below are encoded in one region of Mycobacterium shinjukuense:
- the fadD26 gene encoding long-chain-fatty-acid--AMP ligase FAAL26/FadD26, with protein sequence MAVTDPSLPALLKERADQQDGTTAYTYIDYGLDPKGFAESLTWSQVYRSAYIIAEELKLCGLPGDRVAILAPQGLEYVVAFLGALQAGFIAVPLSTPQYGIHDDRVSAVLRDSAPVAILTTSSVVGDVTKYASGQDGQPAPFVIEVDLLDLDSPRELRPAQQYTSGAAYLQYTSGSTRTPAGVIVSHKNVIANVTQSLYGYFGDPAKTPTGTVVSWLPLFHDMGLILGICAPLVAGRSAVLLSPMSFLRRPACWMQLLATTRRCFSAAPNFAFELAVRRTSDDDMAGLDLGDVAGIVSGSERIHVATVKRFTERFARFNLSPTAVRPSYGLAEATLYVAAPEAGTAPKTVRFDYEHLTAGRARPCGTEGSLGTELISYGSPDPSAVRIVNPDTMIENPPGNVGEIWVHGEHVALGYWQKPEQSARTFNATIVNPAPGTPEGPWLRTGDLGVMFDGELFIMGRIKDLLIVDGRNHYPDDIEATIREITGGRVAAIAVPDDITEQLVAIVELKRRGASAEEAMRKLRSVKREVTSAVSKSHSLRVADLVLVSPGSIPITTSGKIRRSACVERYRSDGFKRLDVTV encoded by the coding sequence ATGGCGGTCACCGACCCTTCCCTCCCCGCGTTGCTAAAGGAGCGAGCGGATCAACAGGACGGCACCACCGCATACACCTACATCGACTACGGATTGGACCCAAAAGGGTTTGCTGAGAGCTTGACCTGGTCGCAGGTTTACCGGAGTGCTTACATCATCGCTGAAGAACTCAAACTGTGCGGCTTACCCGGGGATCGCGTGGCGATTTTAGCGCCACAGGGGCTAGAATACGTCGTAGCTTTTCTTGGGGCGCTACAGGCCGGGTTCATCGCGGTTCCGCTGTCCACCCCGCAGTACGGCATTCACGACGATCGCGTTTCCGCAGTGCTGCGAGACTCCGCGCCCGTCGCCATTCTCACGACGTCGTCCGTGGTTGGCGACGTGACGAAATACGCAAGCGGACAGGACGGGCAGCCAGCCCCGTTCGTCATCGAAGTCGACCTGCTCGACCTGGATTCGCCACGTGAGCTGCGACCCGCTCAGCAATACACTTCGGGCGCCGCCTACCTCCAATACACGTCCGGCTCGACGCGCACGCCGGCCGGTGTCATTGTGTCGCACAAGAACGTCATCGCCAACGTGACGCAAAGCCTCTACGGCTATTTTGGAGATCCCGCAAAGACACCGACCGGCACCGTGGTGTCCTGGCTACCGTTGTTTCACGATATGGGCCTGATTCTCGGAATTTGCGCGCCATTGGTGGCCGGCCGCAGCGCGGTGTTGCTGAGCCCGATGTCTTTTCTGCGGCGCCCGGCCTGCTGGATGCAACTGCTCGCCACCACCAGGCGGTGCTTTTCCGCGGCACCGAATTTCGCCTTCGAACTGGCCGTGCGCAGAACATCCGACGACGATATGGCCGGGCTCGACCTGGGCGACGTGGCCGGAATCGTCAGCGGCAGTGAACGCATCCACGTCGCGACCGTGAAGCGTTTCACCGAACGTTTCGCTCGGTTCAACCTGAGCCCCACGGCGGTGCGACCCTCTTACGGACTCGCCGAAGCAACGCTGTACGTGGCGGCCCCGGAAGCCGGTACCGCACCCAAGACGGTCCGTTTCGACTACGAGCATTTGACCGCCGGACGGGCCAGGCCCTGCGGCACCGAGGGCTCGCTCGGTACCGAGTTGATCAGTTACGGGTCACCGGACCCGTCGGCCGTGCGAATCGTCAACCCGGACACCATGATCGAGAATCCGCCGGGAAACGTCGGTGAGATCTGGGTGCACGGCGAACATGTGGCCCTGGGGTATTGGCAAAAGCCCGAGCAGTCCGCACGCACGTTCAACGCCACCATCGTCAACCCCGCACCGGGGACCCCGGAGGGGCCGTGGCTGCGCACCGGCGACCTTGGCGTCATGTTCGACGGCGAACTGTTCATCATGGGCCGCATCAAAGACCTGCTCATCGTCGATGGCCGCAACCACTACCCCGACGACATCGAGGCGACGATCCGGGAGATCACCGGCGGCCGGGTGGCGGCGATCGCGGTGCCGGATGACATCACCGAACAGCTGGTGGCGATCGTCGAATTGAAACGACGGGGGGCGTCGGCCGAGGAGGCCATGCGCAAGCTGCGTTCGGTGAAGCGTGAGGTCACTTCCGCGGTATCGAAGTCACACAGCCTGCGGGTGGCCGATCTCGTGCTGGTGTCACCTGGCTCGATCCCGATCACCACGAGCGGCAAGATCCGGCGTTCAGCCTGCGTCGAGCGTTACCGCAGCGACGGCTTCAAACGGCTGGACGTGACCGTATGA
- the sepIVA gene encoding cell division protein SepIVA, which produces MYRVFEALDELSAIVEEARGVPMTAGCVVPRGDVLELIDDIKDAIPAELDDAQDVLDARDSMLHDAKAQADSMVSSATTESDSMLNHARAEADRILSDAKAQADRMVSEARQHSELMVSEAREEAMRIAASAKREYEASISRAQSECDRLIENGNISYEKAVQEGIKEQQRLVSQNEVVQAARAESTRLIDTAHAEADRLRGECDIYVDNKLAEFEEFLNGTLRSVGRGRHQLRTAAGTHDYATR; this is translated from the coding sequence GTGTACCGAGTCTTTGAAGCGCTGGACGAATTGAGCGCGATTGTCGAGGAAGCCCGCGGTGTGCCGATGACCGCGGGCTGTGTCGTGCCCCGCGGTGACGTGCTGGAGCTGATCGACGACATCAAAGACGCCATCCCCGCCGAGCTGGATGACGCCCAGGACGTGCTTGACGCGCGCGATTCGATGCTGCACGACGCCAAGGCGCAGGCCGACTCGATGGTCTCCTCGGCCACCACCGAATCGGACTCGATGCTCAACCACGCCCGCGCGGAGGCAGACCGGATCCTGTCGGACGCCAAGGCCCAGGCCGACCGGATGGTCAGTGAGGCGCGCCAACACAGCGAGCTTATGGTCAGTGAGGCTCGCGAGGAGGCGATGCGCATCGCCGCCTCGGCCAAACGCGAGTACGAGGCCAGCATCAGCCGCGCCCAGTCGGAATGCGACCGGCTGATCGAAAACGGCAACATCTCCTACGAGAAGGCCGTGCAAGAGGGCATCAAGGAACAACAGCGGTTGGTGTCGCAGAACGAGGTCGTCCAGGCCGCCCGCGCCGAATCCACCCGGCTGATCGACACCGCGCATGCCGAGGCCGACCGGCTGCGCGGCGAATGCGACATCTATGTCGACAACAAGCTCGCCGAGTTCGAAGAATTCCTCAACGGCACGCTTCGCTCCGTCGGCCGGGGTCGCCACCAACTTCGGACCGCGGCCGGCACGCACGACTACGCGACGCGCTGA
- a CDS encoding YceD family protein, protein MARLHAQATPRHVSAHVTESLTVDIARLGRRPGAMFTVRDTVDSPSRIGLELIAIERGAPLELDLRVESVSEGVLVTGTVAAPTTGECARCLTAIGGRVHVDLTELFAYPDSATEATTEDDEVGHVVGETIDLEQAIIDAVGLELPFSPVCRPDCPGLCPQCGVPLDTEPGHRHEQIDPRWATLARMLASEGPDAAQRGER, encoded by the coding sequence ATGGCAAGGCTGCACGCCCAGGCAACACCACGGCATGTGAGCGCACATGTGACCGAGTCGTTGACCGTTGACATCGCGCGGCTGGGGCGGCGCCCGGGTGCCATGTTCACGGTGCGCGACACCGTGGACAGTCCCTCACGCATCGGGTTGGAGCTGATTGCGATCGAGCGGGGTGCCCCGCTAGAACTGGATCTGCGGGTGGAGTCGGTATCCGAGGGGGTTTTGGTGACCGGGACGGTGGCCGCGCCCACCACCGGTGAATGCGCCCGCTGCCTGACCGCCATTGGTGGGCGCGTGCACGTCGACCTGACCGAATTGTTTGCGTATCCGGACAGTGCCACCGAGGCGACCACCGAGGACGACGAGGTTGGACACGTCGTCGGCGAGACCATCGATCTTGAGCAGGCGATCATCGACGCCGTCGGCCTGGAGCTGCCGTTTTCACCGGTGTGCCGGCCGGATTGCCCGGGGCTATGCCCGCAATGCGGCGTTCCGCTGGACACCGAACCCGGCCACCGCCACGAACAGATCGACCCGAGGTGGGCCACGTTGGCCCGGATGCTGGCGTCGGAAGG